One Candidatus Desulfarcum epimagneticum genomic window carries:
- a CDS encoding conserved membrane hypothetical protein (Evidence 4 : Unknown function but conserved in other organisms) has protein sequence MMDFLEFEFMRNALAAGVLAGIICGIMGSLVVVNRIVFLSGGVAHAAYGGIGMALYFGWPYMAGAMGFSLAAAMVMAGVSVGARGRSDTVIGVIWAVGMALGVILTDLTPGYNADLMGYLFGSILAVSQLDILVMGGATVLIAVLAFFYYPELLALSYDEEFAGIRGAPTRVLYFIMIAMLSATVVLIIRVTGLILVIALLTIPPFIMEKRVKSLAGMMAGSSLLGALFIVAGLWLSWTFNLTSGAAVIMVGGAAFFLSLALERAILFIRKR, from the coding sequence ATGATGGATTTTCTGGAGTTTGAGTTTATGCGAAACGCCCTGGCGGCGGGGGTTCTGGCCGGGATCATATGCGGGATCATGGGCTCCCTTGTGGTGGTGAACCGCATTGTGTTTCTTTCGGGAGGCGTGGCCCACGCGGCTTACGGCGGCATCGGCATGGCCCTTTATTTCGGATGGCCCTACATGGCCGGGGCCATGGGATTTTCGCTGGCCGCCGCCATGGTCATGGCCGGGGTCAGCGTCGGGGCCAGGGGCCGGTCCGACACCGTCATCGGCGTGATATGGGCGGTGGGAATGGCCCTGGGAGTGATTTTGACGGATTTGACCCCCGGCTACAACGCCGATCTCATGGGCTATCTTTTCGGAAGCATTCTGGCGGTTTCCCAGTTGGACATCCTGGTCATGGGGGGGGCGACGGTCCTCATCGCCGTTCTGGCCTTTTTCTATTACCCGGAGCTGCTGGCCCTGTCCTATGACGAGGAATTCGCCGGTATCCGGGGAGCGCCCACCCGCGTCCTTTATTTTATCATGATCGCCATGCTTTCGGCGACCGTGGTTCTCATTATCCGGGTGACGGGTTTGATTCTGGTCATCGCCCTTTTGACCATTCCCCCCTTTATCATGGAAAAGCGGGTCAAGTCCCTGGCCGGGATGATGGCGGGCTCCAGCCTGCTGGGCGCCCTGTTCATCGTGGCGGGGCTGTGGCTGTCATGGACGTTCAACCTCACCTCCGGCGCCGCCGTCATCATGGTCGGGGGCGCGGCCTTTTTCCTGTCCCTGGCCCTTGAGCGGGCCATTCTTTTCATCCGGAAACGGTAG
- a CDS encoding conserved hypothetical protein (Evidence 4 : Unknown function but conserved in other organisms): protein MTPLVVEMKNVSFGYRGRRVIQDADMEIRKGDFVAMIGPNGGGKTTLIKLILGLLKPDRGTIRVMGTAPSKAVRQVGYVPQDVHINRDFPITALDVVMMGALGTRGRRFKNAGKTRRGALESLDRMGMAEFALKKIGDLSGGQRQRVLIARALFSSPGLLLLDEPTAAIDARARNDFFRLLKEINQEISILMAGHDLVEISAHVKSVACVNKTLHRHEHAEITEEMMACMYPDSPEDICPVDLIVHGLRRRAPKKQGVDGTP, encoded by the coding sequence ATGACGCCCCTGGTGGTGGAGATGAAAAACGTCTCTTTCGGATACCGGGGCCGGCGCGTCATTCAAGACGCGGACATGGAAATCCGAAAGGGGGATTTCGTGGCCATGATCGGGCCCAACGGGGGGGGAAAAACCACTTTGATCAAGCTGATCCTGGGCCTTTTGAAACCGGACCGGGGGACGATCCGGGTCATGGGGACCGCCCCTTCCAAAGCCGTCCGCCAGGTCGGGTATGTGCCCCAGGACGTTCACATCAACCGGGATTTCCCCATCACCGCCCTGGACGTGGTCATGATGGGGGCGCTGGGGACTCGCGGGAGACGTTTTAAAAACGCCGGAAAGACCCGGCGGGGGGCGCTTGAGTCCCTGGACCGGATGGGCATGGCTGAGTTCGCGTTGAAAAAAATCGGCGATCTTTCCGGGGGTCAGCGTCAGCGCGTGCTTATCGCCCGGGCCCTTTTCTCCAGCCCCGGGCTTCTGCTTCTGGACGAGCCCACGGCCGCCATAGACGCCCGGGCCCGGAACGATTTTTTTCGGCTGCTCAAAGAAATCAACCAGGAGATCAGCATCCTGATGGCCGGCCACGATCTTGTGGAGATATCCGCCCACGTGAAATCCGTGGCCTGCGTCAACAAAACCCTCCACCGCCATGAGCATGCGGAGATCACGGAAGAAATGATGGCGTGCATGTACCCCGACTCCCCGGAAGACATCTGCCCGGTGGACCTGATCGTCCACGGGCTTCGCCGCCGGGCTCCGAAGAAACAGGGGGTGGACGGGACGCCATGA